The Leishmania infantum JPCM5 genome chromosome 26 DNA window CGTCTTGTTCAAGAACTCCAGGAAGTTCATGGCGTGGCTCTTGTGGGCAAAGAAGAAGTCGAGGCCGTCAGGCTGCCCCTCAATACGGATGAAGTTCTCGTGCAGCCGCTTCTTCAAGATGAGCTGCTCCAGGTAGAGAAACGTCTTCTTGTGGTTCACCTTCTGACGgagctgcacgcacgcgtccCACTGCGGCTGGCCGGTGGCGACCCTCTGGCACGTAGTGCACTGCTGCCACGTCACAACGTACTCAACGACGCAGGCTTGCTGAATAACAATGTTGTTGAAGACCTCTTTCTGCACGGTGAGGCGCAGCTTGATGCGCTTACTGTGCGGCTCAGTCCAGAGAAACTTGGCATCGACAAGCTTCGCCTTGTtggcgttgctgttgctccCGGCACTGCTGTTTAGCCCCTTGATGCGCTTCAGACAGATGGTAAGCAGCTCGCGgctctccagctcggcgcgaGCCCAGTACTTGGGCGGCTGCAGGTATCGGCCGCACTCCGGACAGTGGATGAGGATGTACTCCTTCTGCAGGTCATCGGTGATGTCAACATGGGCACGGAGGCAGTTGGGGCACATGTTGCTGAGGTTGCTGTCGATCACCAggccgcacacacagcactgGACCTGCGGCACCGCTTTTCGGTCTGGGTGCTGCTCATCGTGGTCGAGCTCCATGATGGCCGCGTCACAAACCCCGGCCACGCTAGTAAACAACAACACAAACGGAAGATCTGTggcagaagagggagggaggggagagggaaggccAGCAGAAAGACGCGTACGGGCGTGCCCTGCTTCAGGCttccagagagagagagatcgagagaggggggagggagggagcacAAGAACGAGTTGGGAGCTACGGAGTGCTCGAACGTGTAAGACAATCGTGTGGGCACCGCACTGCGTAGCACGTGCAAAACGATCTTTGCAGTGAGGGTGAGGCACGCGTAAAAACTCACTCTCTGTTGTACTGCAGCGCATAAAGTGGCGAGCGAGTCGGAAGTCAAtcgtgaaaaaaaaagaagaaaacgaagaagagcagcgccggcaggagcagcagcagcagcagcagcagtagtaGTAGGCAACGAAAATGGATGCcgtgcggcgcagccgtgtgtgcgtgtgtattcCAAAGGAGAAAGGCaaggcagggggaggggcgtgaAGCGTGAAAGGTCGatgcagagaaagaggaggagcgtaCTTTTCAATACTTGGGTGGAAGCGAAAGTGTAGATGCCACCGGAGTCGGCGTGGATAATGGGGTTCGGTCCGAAATCGAAGaagccaccgccaccgtgTTGCGCAGGCACGCAGATAAGTAAGTGTTGACCATAAGCttatgtgtctgtgtattgcacacaaggagagaggggacgAAGAGACGGCGGCATCTTCCCTTTTCCGTCCCTTCAATCCACATCGAGCTACAGAAAGACTAGGGGGCCACCTAGATGCGCCATTCGGCAACcacgctctctctgtcggtATCGCTCTGCCGCTACAGGCTGTGCTTGCCACCTCcccagacacacagacaccccCCTTTGGTGgttgtgtgtggggggggggaggtggggggCCTCGCTTCTGTTGTCCATGCCACCTGTTTGAAGAAGGCAATCAACTTTCGCCGCGTGTGATGGGCGAAAAacaagcgcacgcagcccGTGGAACACCAACGGTCACAGCCCCGAAGATGAGACAGAGCGGGTGTATcaggggaaagggggaggggagggggctgcacCGAAGCGGCCGACAAGTATGTGGCACCCACTCTCCTCCGACAGAGATGCACAGCTGCTCGCAGGCCAagacgcacacccacacagaaaggcaccgccccccccccgcgtgCGCAAGATCGTCTGCACCAACGGTGCACCACTCCACGAGTAGCAgcgacacacgtgcacgagGAGGCGTAAACGACGAGAGGAAACAGACAagggcggggagaggggaaaagCCACCTGaacgggggtgggggtgccaAGAGATGATGGAGAACGGCGTGGGGTGGCAGCAGGCGAAAGGTAGGAGAGGGCAGCGCTcaaaagaggaagggggaaaaCAAAGGGGGTGGGAACAACACAACCACAACGAGACGCCTATCGAGATCAGATGCGCgcgaggagggggcaagCCAACGAGAGAGATGAGAGGGGAGAAAGCCAGAGGGCCGCGGGaggaacagagagagaagctgAAAAGAGGTGGGGAGCCGTGCTCACACGCTTAGAGGTGATCTTGTGGTGCCCGTCGTTCATGGTCGATCCCCGTCGAGGTAGAGAAGTGAGTGGAAAAAGGTCTACCTCTCCCGCACTAAGAATGAAAACGACAAAAAGGCTGGTCGGTCAACTAGGCGGTAATTGCCCGTGCCGATGCGGATAAATATaaactatatatatatatatacatgtgtgtgtgtgtcgggaTGTCAGTGGAGCTGGCGAGAGGTCTCTTCTGTCTGTCCCCCGAGGCGCGCATACTACGCACgtgacgcacacgcacctacacgcacgcgtacacAGAAGaagcacgcatgcacacaaaaCACGAAACCGAAAGGAGCGCCCAGGAAAACGGACAGCCAAAATAGGGGGAATCaaaaagacacgcacacggttGGTATCACCCAAGTCAGCAGTGATGAAGCGCCCATACACGCctgcagcaacgcgccgCTCTCACGCTGCCAAGTGCACATAACCACAGCGATCCACGCATAGACTACCCacgacaagagagggagactGGAGAGAAACAGGGGGGTTGGGTGGGGGCACCAGAAGCCAGGGAGCATCCTCGAAGAGGAAATACAAAGACCACAGACGGCCGAGAAGGTCGTCGATAAAGAGAAGagtgcgtgaggcggagacAACGATGCGGCTGACAGTggtgaaggagagggggggacaagaaaagagggagaaacaAGTAAGGGAAACAAAAggtgaggtggggtggggggagacAAGGGAACAGATTCGAgaacagagaagagcggcagccgccaacTGATGACAACGTCAACGATGGTAGTGACCCTACCACTAACAACCGCACGGAcgagagagaacagagaaCAGAGAGCAAATaacgcagacgcacacatacggagagagagacacccCATTCGACGGCAGAGGACAGCGCTAGCAGAGAGCATGGAAGATGTGTGGTGtatggtgtgtgtgtgtgtgtctggggAGGGCGGGTGTCATGCAGAGCCACGAGCCACTGAATCGACAAGAACAGCAGAACAACGAGAGGCAGCAACTCACACGCAtgggaagaaaaaagaacaaAAGAGCGGCTGCATGGCACACACCGTCCgacgcagcgacagcggccacCAGTCGTCCACATCATCATCCTGTCAATCCTAAATGGATTCCCTCGCCTTCTGCAGAAGAAAAGCAAAgacgagagaagagaggggggaacgAGGAAGATGGAGAGAGCGGAGCAGGGCTTACGGGtcgggggtggaggggggtgtagagggaagagagcaaAGGCACTCGAAAGGCTGAAGCAACGGCGAAGGAGATGGGGGACGAAACAGCGCTACGTGATCCGCTTCCACATAccggaaagggggagggggaggggtggagaaacatgaaggaagagaaaacgaaacGTAAGaagggcgaagaggaggcCCACTCTGTGGCcacaaagacacacacgcacacgcgcacacacacaaacacaccagcgcagaggaggaggaggaggggagggtaGAACGGACCATAGCGTATCCACTCTTTCTGTGCGGCGAGCGAAGCTACACATATGGCCATCCACCGCAACCCAATCAGACAGACATACATCACCAACACACATAGATACAGCATCACACTAAAACAAGTACAGCTCAACGTATAGCAATGTGTGAAAGGTTAGCTCTCCTCTAACGCGACGGCGTCTTCTCCTTGGACGCGGCCCCAACCCCGTAGAGCCACTGATGGCTGAGCAGCTTCTTCGCTGAGGGTCGCTTCTTGGGGTCGTACGAGTGCAGGCATGACAAGATGAAGTTGGCTGCCAGTTGCGCCTCGCGGAAGCCGAGGTACGGCTCCAGTTCCATCTCCAAGTTCCGGCGCGGGTACGAGTGGTAGCGCGAGGCGTATATGAACTTGCCGTTTCGGTCCACGAAGCGGTGCAGATACTCTGGCGGCGGGCGAAACCCGCTCTTCGGTACCGGAGTCCCTTGAATGATTGCGTCGTAGTAGTCGTTGTTGCGCACGCGAATGCTTGTGATCTCTGACGGCAGTGGGCCGAGGATCTGCATCATCATGGCGAGATGCTCGATATCCATATCGCGCGGTTCGCGCGTCTTCCTCTTTGGATCCATCAGGAAGCACCCGGTGATGAGCTCAAACGTCATGCACCCCACGCTCCACACGTCCGTCGTGCAGGTGAAGTCAAGGCCCAGCAGTACCTCCGGTGCGCGGTACTCGCGAGTCTGGATGAGCGTGCCGCGATGGTTATCCACGACACCAGACCGCGTGACCGGGAAGTTCTTCTTACAACGCATGAGCGGTGCCAGCAGGGAGGCGTCAACGTTGCTGCACGCAGACATCCAGAGCTGCGCAGAGCCCggcggctccagcagcgccgacaagCCGAAGTCTGCAAGATACACCAGTTGCTCCGTCGACTGCTGCGCCATGGACTTCTTGAAGTCCTCGACGCTGATCATGTGGCTCCGCTCCTGGTTGTAAATGCAGAACTTCTCCATCGAATTCACCAGCTTCGAGTCCACCGCCGAGCACAGCACATTCTCCGGCTTGATGTCGGTGTGCACGACGTTCAGCTCGCTCAGCTCGTGTAGCGAGATGAGCACCGAGAGGACAATCTCTTTAATCATGCGCAGGTCctcggcgttgcgtcggcTGCGGTCCGCCTTCATGCGTTCGATGATGGAAAGGAGGTTGGGCCCACAGAGGGGAAGAACCATGCAAGTGTGCATGCCGAACTCGCCCCGCACGTCGAAGCAGTCGATGATGTTCGTGATGGCGGCATGCCGCGGGAGACGCGCCTCTAGATAGCGCAGCAAACTCACCTCGTAGCGGGTTGCCTCCTGAACGTTGGAGCGACACTTGGCGACTTTGACGGCGACGAAGGCCTGAGACAAGCCGCGACCCAGGGTGGCGTGCTTTGTATCGTAGCCCAGCCATACCGTGCTGAACTCGCCCCAGCCCAGCTTCTGAATCAGCACGTACCGCGAGTGAACGATGCGGCCCGGCGTCACGGTGAGATAGCCGCCTTCCTTGTACGCGTTCTTGTCCTCCTCGAAGCGGTCGCGCCACTGGTCGATGTAGCGCTGCATTTGAGCGCGGCTGGAAACAAAGGAGTAGCTCGCTAACGCCGGGGGCGCTCTCAGCATGTCGCTGGCAACTGAGCTCGTCGACGCAGTGCTCACACTCGTTTGCCGACGCACGTGAGCGCCACGGGCGCCAGCTACGGCGCCCATGTCCatggaggaggcagaggcactcgacgcggcggcagctactttgctggagaaggagctgctggcggcaAAGGTGGCGGCGAACTTCTCGCGCGGCCCTCTCTCACGGGAAGCCACGTTGCGTGCACTGACACTGCCGGCGCGTACCACGGTGCGCACCCTCTCCAGGCGGCCAGTGCCGCTAGCTGCAACACCGGCGGTACCACCCTTGGGTTCCGTCAAGGTCGTAGCGTTGATCGACCTGGAAAGCGACGCTGAGGACGACAGCTGTGCGCGGCTGTTAGAACTGCTTCGCGTAGCAGTGgtagcggcgctggagctgcagcgggccTCGTCCTCCTGCACCGCGACTGGCAGCACCGTGTCGGCCGTCAGCGTCAGCGCCTGCGACGACCGCTCCGGCTTGCGCACCGCGTCGACGGAGACAGTGGGGGAAGACACAGCTGTCTTTCGCACCCGTGCAGCCATCAGGGCCGTCGACGCCACAGACTTCATGTGCTGCTGAGACTGCACTGCCttgcgttgctgttgctgctgctccgcctcgacAGCGTCGTCATCACTCTCCGCTAGCAGCGGTGAAAGCGGTGTGAATAAGGTCCCGTGCTGGGAGGCGATCGTGGCCGTATGCACCGGCGTCTGGGAATCCGCACGTGGCGAGTACCCTGGAGTCGTGgtcgccgttgtcgtcgcgGTGGCAGTTGTCGCATCACGGCTATGACTTAGCGTGGTGTGCAAGGTCGAGTAGCTGCTGTCTCTCTGGCCCGCGCTGTGGACCATGCGCAAAATGGTTGTGCCCGAGTGTGCCGTGAGttcgctgcaggagctgccgccATTTAGCGGTGCAACGGCAgtggctgccgccgatgTCGAGGATAAtgacgccgcggctgccgttggATCGGCGTGGTTGACGGACGTGGCAGGCgtgctgttgttgctcgGGAGTGAGGGGACAGGAACGCGTACACTGATCACTGCCGGTGCCCTCGAAGGCGTCCTcacctgtgtgcgcgttttTACCACGGCGCTCGCGCCGACACTGGTAGCGCCGGTCGGCATTGGCGGTGTCGCATTCGAGCCGCTCGCATCTGTACGGCTGTAGGAGAGGTCGATAACGCCAAACATCGCAGGTGACTTTAGCGCCTGCGGCGATGAGGACGTGGGTGCCAGTGGGTGTAttggctgcggctgcggatGCGGAGTCCCGGTCGACTGCGAGTCGATGAAGCCTTTCTCGGGCGATTGGTGTTGGGAGAACGcgtgcggccgcggcggcgacgcccgCGAGCCGCGAGCTTCACTGAAGCAGTCAGCTTCTACCCCACCCGGCGCACTATCGTCGACTCGGAGAGGCGTAGAGGTGGTTTTTGGCGACGTCTTCAGCGGCATCACCGGCGTCGACTCGCGCGCCGGCGATATAGCGGCTCGCGGATGGAGGTGCGAAGATGGCGGCGCATCTCGGCTGAAGGGTGACGACGCGAATGCATCGCGGGGCCAGCTTACCGAAGACGGCGAGGTGTGCCGGTGGGGCACCGAAGCTGCAGTTGTGGGTAGCCGCTCCTCAAGCGAACTGTTGAGCGCCAGTGAGTTGTTGTCACCGTGCTGCCGTGGGACGATCTTGTCCGCATCAGCATCGCCGGTGGGGACACTACCCGGGCTAGCAcctcctgccgccgcggaaGAGCTTGCGCCGACGGGTGTTGTGACGTTGCCAGGCGCATAGCGCTCCAGTGTCgattgctgctgcttttcctGCTGCTGGGAGGCCAGCCCATCCAAGGCGCACTGATATGGTGAGGCGCCGCTCACTCGGGCGGGGCCGGCGCCTCCAGAGTGCGATGGCGAAGAGTTCAGCATCCCAGACTGGGCGAGCTTGCTCGGGTGAGACACCTCTTCTGGAAGCATCACGTGCCCCACGTTGCTGCGGCAGTTGCCgaggctctgctgctgcggagcgCTGGCCATCATGCCACCACGGTTAGAGTTCGGGCTCGTCAAGCCGCCCCAGGAGGCTTCGCCGAACGATGTCAGCGCGGTTTTCATGTGAGGGGACTCGTTGGAAGCAACGCCGAGCGGCGACGAGTATGAAACGGCGGCTGCGATGGAGTTGAACGGCTGCGGGCAGCGGCTCTGCGGGTCTGGCGAGTGAGCCTGCAACGGAGGCAAGTGGCGCGAGGCCATCACCGACGACAGGGAAGGCGATGATGCCGCGCACCGGTTGAACCAAGTGGGGCAGACAGCGGAGAGATCAGA harbors:
- a CDS encoding putative protein kinase; translated protein: MGPDCTAGGNGGGAHRYPPHRDVRGDEEASPRCPSPHRMRLQKQQCFQSSPENQQQQHPRALSSSNPGSPLMYTVCPATPDRSMNPYDRASPLYRSHASPHSRLGDSASPSSAMTEAGMYESNSDLSAVCPTWFNRCAASSPSLSSVMASRHLPPLQAHSPDPQSRCPQPFNSIAAAVSYSSPLGVASNESPHMKTALTSFGEASWGGLTSPNSNRGGMMASAPQQQSLGNCRSNVGHVMLPEEVSHPSKLAQSGMLNSSPSHSGGAGPARVSGASPYQCALDGLASQQQEKQQQSTLERYAPGNVTTPVGASSSAAAGGASPGSVPTGDADADKIVPRQHGDNNSLALNSSLEERLPTTAASVPHRHTSPSSVSWPRDAFASSPFSRDAPPSSHLHPRAAISPARESTPVMPLKTSPKTTSTPLRVDDSAPGGVEADCFSEARGSRASPPRPHAFSQHQSPEKGFIDSQSTGTPHPQPQPIHPLAPTSSSPQALKSPAMFGVIDLSYSRTDASGSNATPPMPTGATSVGASAVVKTRTQVRTPSRAPAVISVRVPVPSLPSNNSTPATSVNHADPTAAAASLSSTSAAATAVAPLNGGSSCSELTAHSGTTILRMVHSAGQRDSSYSTLHTTLSHSRDATTATATTTATTTPGYSPRADSQTPVHTATIASQHGTLFTPLSPLLAESDDDAVEAEQQQQQRKAVQSQQHMKSVASTALMAARVRKTAVSSPTVSVDAVRKPERSSQALTLTADTVLPVAVQEDEARCSSSAATTATRSSSNSRAQLSSSASLSRSINATTLTEPKGGTAGVAASGTGRLERVRTVVRAGSVSARNVASRERGPREKFAATFAASSSFSSKVAAAASSASASSMDMGAVAGARGAHVRRQTSVSTASTSSVASDMLRAPPALASYSFVSSRAQMQRYIDQWRDRFEEDKNAYKEGGYLTVTPGRIVHSRYVLIQKLGWGEFSTVWLGYDTKHATLGRGLSQAFVAVKVAKCRSNVQEATRYEVSLLRYLEARLPRHAAITNIIDCFDVRGEFGMHTCMVLPLCGPNLLSIIERMKADRSRRNAEDLRMIKEIVLSVLISLHELSELNVVHTDIKPENVLCSAVDSKLVNSMEKFCIYNQERSHMISVEDFKKSMAQQSTEQLVYLADFGLSALLEPPGSAQLWMSACSNVDASLLAPLMRCKKNFPVTRSGVVDNHRGTLIQTREYRAPEVLLGLDFTCTTDVWSVGCMTFELITGCFLMDPKRKTREPRDMDIEHLAMMMQILGPLPSEITSIRVRNNDYYDAIIQGTPVPKSGFRPPPEYLHRFVDRNGKFIYASRYHSYPRRNLEMELEPYLGFREAQLAANFILSCLHSYDPKKRPSAKKLLSHQWLYGVGAASKEKTPSR